From Aegilops tauschii subsp. strangulata cultivar AL8/78 chromosome 5, Aet v6.0, whole genome shotgun sequence:
tttatcaaaaaaaattacaattcccaagcacaatacaagtattaagcttggcacttgggggctaatgtgtatttgctcataaaatgctgatatgggaattcttccaCAAAGTCCTGGTTCATATTTTTAAAGTTAAACcaacccttgggggctacatcagtgaagttaagatgcattgttgcaaacatgaaattgttactaagtcccggtttaaattggtatcttaaaccatcacttgggggctactggagttgataagctgcaattaaatataagagagaaacacttatgaagttacctcatagcgctccttcatcttatttaccaaaccggcttcatagtcacggctggtgtacagacggttcaggaagccagagtgaaggtcttgagcattcagatgggcataatttgacaaatcggcgttccatttgcctttgccaattgcagagagctcTTCTTTGgaagtatgctttgacaaagagacaggattgcccggagcggtatggccagtgccagtaatcataatgtcatcatctttgtcatcagcagccgttactagggttggcggtttgtcagtatttttaactggacttgccggtttattgtcagttcggacagggctggttggctggtcagcatggcttgtggtgtcaacttctgccTGCTCAGCAATGAAGTCATGATCTTTAGGCGGTgggtcattcagtatggcatcaatgttggtctcttcaggatctggagttttcCCCGGTTCAATAGCCACgtcttcatcagccggtttattcaaccgagctttcttgctgggtctgggcttggcgctgagaaaaataaacatgaggatcagtacagtataccaaaatagcaacatcaaggataacaacaagtgtataggtcacccaagaaccgttttgaggggtggaagttctgtggccgacgactcgccagaagatgagtgagaagtaccctgataatttgaatcagacgggttaagaggctggcggaaacaacctgctttggggcatgaagtatcaatgggataagagaacTCTGATTGGcatttccgaaccggactgttcggtaaaccggcggaggtaactacctggccgctgtgccgggttgtgcggcgagcctcgtgctgctgcgtcttcaaaagaaaatttgggtccaagtaagcaagggggtgagaaattTTACTTTCcagtttgcttgacggattttttatgttggcagaggatctgaatcggaggaaagaatggttacctctacgtcatcagcatgactgccttcagcgtcgtcctgataataatcattgtcaatgagaggtacgaaaaatgaaccaagagagtcaagttctacctctgattccggattacccacatcgttatcagctggtagctcggaggatgcagtggtccttttcttggcaggtttttttgataaccttggtctttggacgaactgccttgaccggtttatcttgcggcttgaccggtttgtcttgtggtggtttcttgttccagaatggatcatcaccctgtcagaaaataatcacactttcaaagaatatttggacaaaagcaacttcagataaaaagattatatgattcttacagctggcggtttgttgaaattgcagaaagggagtagtccggtttgggcacagacggcctccggttcgttcagcattttctttacagcctcagtgacttctgcatctgtaagctgaatgtcaatgtgccgctgagcatccttgaaactccccgtatactaacacatcaaaccggagcgtcggcttaagggcagaatactccagcttttCCAggaacgagcaagatcaactcccgtcaaaccgttcgccatgaaggctctaagctttgataattggggagcatagttggccctttcttttgccgtcaacctctgaggaaaaggatgtgtgttgctaaggcgttcagggcggtaacccgacaggggggttttcatcaggtggagatgtatccatgtaataaaaccaagtcttgttccactctttggggtgactgtggagtttgggatgagggaaggtgacttccttccttttctgaaccgccattccgcccagttcggtattgggtccatccgagaaatctgtgcgacggtttaagtgaaagaaatccctaaacagttcgactgtaggttcctcttgcagataaacctcacagaagacttggaagtggcagatgttggtcacagaattgggaccgatgtcttgagggcgcagctgaaaattggctagtacatctcggaaaaaatttcaaacagggagggctaaaacctcgactcagatggtcagcaaacacgactacgtctccgtccttgggtgtaggaggattttccgggctagggaccctccagtggatgacatctttcttggctaaagcgctcgttttaacaagattgtttaactgttcttcggttactcgagaaggagcccaattgcattcatagatttgcttggccatggcaatgaaagatctgaaacatgattattgccggtttatgatttacaatggacaactatacagcggtataaggatgtgagcatattgttaaaccggaattggttattcgtaaaacggagtctgacaatgaaaacagtacaatgatgaatgcattggcggttcaacaggggactaatggtatctactgtgtcatcattttgtatatgaagttaaaccgcccaatctggtattaaaagcgtataagtgaaggaagaaacaagtttcacatctcgccatggtaatttcagatctaccgcgcgttggaaaaacataatatattctgacctaatttcTAGCGTGTTAAAGGTTCACCAAGTTGAGATGAGTTTTATACAAGGCAGATGTTCTAACAAGGAAGCAGGAGTTTAAAGTACAAAGGCTTTGGAAAAAGCAGATCTAAACTAGCCATTGGTACTGCTAAAGAGAAACAAACAGATTCAAGAACTTCAAAGAACTACGAAGAACGACGAACCCTAATGGTCGATCTGGAGTAAGAAAGgaggaacgtactggtgctgaggaagcagcggaggattGCCGCGTTTTTCTGGtccgatcaggttgatgcagcggccatcGCGAAGGAAGAAACGAAGGTCGACGGTGCCGGCGGAGCTCCAAAGGATGGGCAGTGCAAGGAAGAAGATGAGGTGAAGAGATACGGGGGGgcaatggaaagaccccctggctcTATTTATAAGGGAAGAAAGATAAGCGTCAGGTGCGAAAATCGAGGAGgctaaattttggatatgaggcggagctgtcgcctcgattgttggaggctcattaatgaaggtggattatacacagttttaaataacagATGAGGTCACGGCGGTTTataagattatgtgaagatgttgaagaagaaattttcttaagtattgaggattgacatgaaccagttcaaatcaatctggggcctaatgttggggatattaccactgggcgtaaaccggccaggagaggccgggttaaccccataagtagttcatccgtatctgaagtccatgaagacagacggtgacgctttatgaaggcccagggcccaaagccggtttaaggcctgtagacataaaccggcattgatatgtaaacttgtgctgtaagatagaagtagaagagaccgagccggacacgattatgagctggcctcgggattctgtaaaccgacgggcatcaacccatgtatataaggggacgacccagtGGCGGTTCAaagacaacagacaacaactcgagactcaggcaaagcgtattcgctccctggtcatcgaaaccccagcaattccatcacaactagacgtaggcttttaccttcatcgtaaggggctgaactagtataaaactctcttgcgtcctttgtccgctttaacccctttaagttaacccgtagcgatggctccacgactaagtcctttctctaggacatctgccgtgacaaaaccacgacaaggTGGAAATTAGCACTCTGTCTAATAAAGCATAAGTGGGGTCCTCATGATTATTAGACCAGGTGTATTTCCTCCCCACTAAGGGAAGTTCCATCATTTCCCCATAGGTAATTACTGAATAAAAAGCATGCTCCATTTATTATAACCACCTGGCTTGTTTTTATCACTATCTTTCCTAGTCATATTAAAATCTCCCCCTACCAGCATGGGACGTTTCGAATTCTTGAATACGTGGACCAGCTCCACTAGGAATATTGGCTTGCCTTTTGGTTGAGCATCTCCATATACTACAACCAGGTCCCAGCAAAACCCATCCCTAATGTTTCTAACTTTAATTTTGACAAAATACTGCCCCTGCTCTGCTTTCTCCTTAATGAGAGTGGCACTATTAATGCCAACTAGGATCCCCCCAGATCTTCCTTGAGATGGCAAAAAAACCCACTCATAATTTTTTGAAGCACTaagatcagaaaaatccaacctGTTGAAATCTGTCTTCATAGTTTCTTGTATACCAATAAAATCTAAATTGTTCTTCCCAATTTGTTCTTTAATAAAGTCTCTCTTCTTATTCTCTCCAATCCCTCTACAATTCCAAAATAAACCACTTAACATCTTAGCCGAGCGTACTATAAGACCACCCTTTTTTCCTCAATCTATAAATGACTATAtcccaaagaaaagaaagcaaTAAAAGAGTACCAAACACTTTTTCCAACTTTGGATTAGTGAATactccttttttttctttcttctcaGGACAGTTTTTACTGGGATTTTAACAGCTACAGCCTCAAATTGAGCACTGTTGGCTTTAAGCCCCTTCCTAATCCCTCCAAAAATACTATCCATCCTCTCATCCATATTATCATCATCACCATCTTTACTCAAACTTAAAAGGTCCTGAAGTATGTCATTAACATCCTCAGGTTCTAAGATGAGATCTTCCTCTTGATTGTTAGGGCTTTCTCTAGAACTGGCCAAAAAGAGATCTCTCCTAGCCTGTTCTAAAGAAGACAACAAGTCCAAATTGTGTTCCACCATGTCTAAAGTAACCCCCAAATCTATGCCTAAAACATCAGCCACATCAATAAGTTTTAAATTTTTGGCATAAATATTTTTAGAGTTATCAGGATTGGAAGACATACCTTCAGATAGAACCATGTTTTTGGCTCTGGCTAAAGTCATGGCTCTGTCAAAGATTGTTAACTTTTTCATTTTCTTTATTCCTCCCCTCTGGATTTGCTATCCCAAGTTTAGTGCCAAGACTAATGGACTGAGATGCTTCATATTCCTCTTCCATAGCCTCACCGGATCCATCATTTAGCAACTTTTCCCCCTCAGTTTTTCCCCTTCCCCATTAACAGACGCTGATCCCACTTCCTCTTCCATATTACCCGACTTGTCTTTGTTAACATTTTTGCTATACATCAATATATTAGCAGCTTCCTGTTCTTTCAGAGCAGTATCTCTCTCTTCCGCAGCTATCCTGGTCCTTGTGCTTGCACACAACTGGTTCTTGGCCACTCCTTCTTCATTGGTCTTTGCTTTTTTAGCCTCTCTGCTTTCCTCCTCTTCTTGCTGAAAATCCATCCACTCCTCATATCCTTGTGATAGTTCATCTTCATCTTTAGCCCAGCCATTTTCCACCACTTCTTCAACCTCAAAGAAAATTCTGAATACCATGAGGTCTGGAGTTGTCAGTTTGGTCCATCTGGGGATTTTGGTGTGATCTACCACAGCAACTTTGAGTCGGACAAGACCAGTTTTGCTCATCAGCTCCATGTCGACAGCTTGGAGGTAACCAATAGTTGATCCAACCTCACACAGACCATGGTAATTCTTCATGCTTTTTGGAACTCCTTTTGCTCTAATCCAGACCACTGATAGTTTGCCCACTGCCATTGCGTCATCATTCCAAACCCTGACGTTCACTGTAATGTTTCCACCCTTCAGAGGTACCCAGTCATACACAGCAGCTTCGTTGATTCTTGCAGTTGAGGGAAAATTTACCAAGAACACCCCATCAGAAACCTTCTTAGCTTTCCAGTCCCATCTCCACGGATATGTTTTCGCCAGACATTTGATCAAGGTTTCAGCTTCAATTTCCAGATCACAACTCTCTCTTAATCTCACCAGGGCCACTGCGTCATTCTTACCAGCACCCATCATCTCTTTGGCGTGCTCAGCCACAAAGATGCCGAGCCCTTCCCCTCCAAATCCAACCAACGTGGCAACTGGTTTTTTCTGATGAAGCCAGGCACAAAAGTCAAAGATGTGAGTATCTTTGGAACAAATCACGCACTTAACTTTTGCTTCGCAGCCCCTGGAGTTATGCCCTTTCTTTCCACATTTGTGACACACGATCTTGTCATTGGTTGGTGTTTTACTCTCAGAAACGACCACAGGTCCTTGATTCCCTGTCAACACAGCACCAGTTGAATTTGCTTTGGAAACTTGAGCgtcgctgcctcctcctcctccactgaCAACTGTGTTCACCTTCTGCTGATAAGTACTGGCCGCTGTGGGCAAATTACTCTGAAAAAAAGGCCTGCGGGGAGGAGGACGCGCATCCCAATTCCCGCTATTCTGATTCCAGTCTCCAAACCCCTCCCTTCTTCCATAAGATTGGTTGTGCTGGTTACCTGGGAAATTTCTGAAAGGAGGTCTCGGACGCGCCTGGAGCCATGATCGTACGCTGGATCTCTCCCAAATCCATGCGTCAGCCTCCAGTTGCTCCCGCCTCCTCCATCTCTCCCACCACCACCGTGACCAGGTCTGAAACGATCAGCCATGTTTTCTTGATTCTCTCCGCTACTCTCTGCGGCGGCTTGAGGGGGAGCGCACCACAGGTGGGAAACCCTAGACCTTAAGAACTGGGTAGGATCCACGCCCTGACTCTGGTCAGGATGTATAGCCACACCCTTACTCTCAGGTCGTGTGGGCTTTCCCCATTGCAAGCCCATGGGCCGGCctgttccccccccccccccccccccgtcggcccaTAGTGCGAATAGAAATATGAATATCCCCTGTTTGTTCAAAATCATCCCCTGTCTCCCCGTCCTGGCGTGCAGGCGATCGTATGGAAAGGGGAAAATCAGCTAACGACCTCGTTAATCTGATCTTCGCCTCCCGTCCACGTCCCATAAGCACCCAGTTAGGTTCTAAACCAACTCCAGCATCAACATTCTTACCCTGAATTACTTGATACCATCTATCATTCTGAACAAATTTGCAATGAACATGAGGGAAATCGGTGTTTCTGTAGCGATCAGTACCTTGCATTCTGCGCTTTACTGGGAGTTTCTTCGCTGAGTTGTTGCATGGCTTCACCAATGATGATTCCCTGTCTTCGTTTCTTTCCCAATCTTCGCACCTCTGCTTTTCCTGGATCTTCCTCTCTTGGCACAAGCAAAAGCATCAGCAATGGTGGCCAGGTATGGACTTCTCTGAACATCTTCAGAGAcaacttctttttcttcttcatcatcactttGCTCTAGGACCCAAAATCTGCCCCCAATTTGATTTCCTCTTGGCTTTTCTCTCTTCTCACTTCTGCACACTCTGAGTGTTCCACCCGGATCGAAAGTGTCAAATTCATCTTCTGTCTCCATCTCCTTACCCACCTTGCTCCTGTGTTCGCCATCAGATTGATTCAGAATTCCGGCGACAGATATGGGAGAGGATCCACTGCCTCCGGTGGTGGAGGGACACTTGTTGGTTGGTGCCCAATCAGGGAAA
This genomic window contains:
- the LOC123494233 gene encoding uncharacterized protein, with translation MMGAGKNDAVALVRLRESCDLEIEAETLIKCLAKTYPWRWDWKAKKVSDGVFLVNFPSTARINEAAVYDWVPLKGGNITVNVRVWNDDAMAVGKLSVVWIRAKGVPKSMKNYHGLCEVGSTIGYLQAVDMELMSKTGLVRLKVAVVDHTKIPRWTKLTTPDLMVFRIFFEVEEVVENGWAKDEDELSQGYEEWMDFQQEEEESREAKKAKTNEEGVAKNQLCASTRTRIAAEERDTALKEQEAANILMYSKNVNKDKSGNMEEEVGSASVNGEGEKLRGKSC